One region of Hypanus sabinus isolate sHypSab1 unplaced genomic scaffold, sHypSab1.hap1 scaffold_149, whole genome shotgun sequence genomic DNA includes:
- the LOC132387029 gene encoding gastrula zinc finger protein XlCGF26.1-like, with protein MISAGDNPVFPCGVTLMWNQANDTGERPFNCSDCGKGFTQLANLQAHQSVHTGERPFSCLDCGKGFNSSSKLKVHQLVHTGERPFTCSDCGKGFTQLANLQAHQSVHTGEWPFNCLECGKGFIRSSQLKVHQRVHTGERPFTCSDCGKGFTQLSGLQAHQSVHTGERPFNCSDCGKGFTQLSSLQAHHSVHTGERPFTCSVCGKGFTLSSCLLTHQSVHTGEWPFTCSDCGKGFTRSSQLKVHQRVHTGERPFTCLDCGKGFTSSSQLKVHQRVHTGERPFTCSDCGKGFTQLATLQAHHLVHTGERPFNCSDCGKGFTRSSQLKVHQRVHTGERPFTCSDCGKGFTQLAGLQAHQSVHTGERPFTCIFCGKGFTQSSQLKVHERIHTGERPFTCSDCGKGFTRSSRLLTHQSVHTGERPLTSC; from the exons atgatttcagctggtgacaaccctgttttcccctgtggggtGACCCTCATGTGGAATCAGGCTAATG acactggggagaggcctttcaactgctcagactgtggaaagggattcacacagttagctaacctacaagcacaccagtcagttcacactggggagaggccgttctcttgcttagactgtgggaagggattcaattcATCATCTaaactgaaagtacatcagctagttcacactggggagaggccattcacctgctcagactgtgggaagggattcacacagttagctaacctacaagcacaccagtcagttcacactggagagtggccgttcaactgcttagaatgtgggaaggggttcattcggtcatctcaactgaag gtacatcagcgagttcacactggggagaggccgttcacctgctcagactgtgggaagggattcacacagttatctggcctgcaagcacaccagtcagttcacactggcgagaggccgttcaactgctcagactgtggtaagggattcacacagttatctaGCCTGCAAGCACACCAttcagttcacactggcgagaggccattcacctgctcagtctgtgggaagggattcactctatcatcttgcctactgacacaccagtcagttcacactggagagtggccattcacctgctcagactgtgggaagggattcactcggtcatctcaactgaaggtacatcagcgagttcacactggggagaggccattcacctgcttggactgtgggaagggattcacttcgtcatctcaactgaaagtccatcagcgagttcacactggggagaggccgttcacttgctcagactgtgggaagggattcactcagttagctacTCTACAAGCACACCatttagttcacactggggagaggccattcaactgctcagactgtgggaagggattcactcggtcatctcaattgaaggtacatcagcgagtacacactggggagaggccattcacctgctcagactgtgggaagggattcacacagttagctggcctacaagcacaccagtcagttcacactggggagaggccgttcacctgcatattctgtgggaagggattcactcaatcatctcaattgaaggtacatgAGCGAATTCACAcaggtgagaggccattcacctgctcagactgtgggaagggattcactcggtcatctcgcctactgacacaccagtcagttcacactggagagagaccgTTAACCTCCTGTTAA